One Megasphaera vaginalis (ex Bordigoni et al. 2020) DNA window includes the following coding sequences:
- a CDS encoding PIN/TRAM domain-containing protein — translation MLERKETAPSAEGKNNKRFNGRNMANKVMKAAISLVFALIFVMLADQIVSMPLFSAELEIESGTAGIFGTTVVTIVAYILSAVLGACIGYLLSSFILRLLWIAIHWMENSLGAFASQDLMVGTLGLLFGLIIATLIGFAFARLPIIGAYGPIVFSIVFGYAGMSIAMRKKNEIIQMVSALPFGKAGKENRKKEREFSGKLLDTSSIIDGRIAEIFRTGFLEGPLLIPVFVLEELQLIADSSDLLKRNKGRRGLDILKQMQEDHPVEVQIIHDDFDDVQGVDSKLVRLGRKINAKIVTNDYNLNKVAALQGVVVLNINDLANSLKPSLIPGEEMEVLVVKAGKENNQGVAYLDDGTMIVVENGEKYIGKTVPVTVTSVLQTSAGRMIFVRVSE, via the coding sequence ATGTTGGAAAGGAAGGAAACCGCTCCGTCTGCAGAAGGCAAAAACAATAAGCGGTTCAATGGGCGAAATATGGCTAATAAGGTGATGAAAGCAGCTATTTCTTTGGTTTTCGCGCTGATTTTTGTCATGCTTGCCGATCAAATTGTTTCGATGCCGCTGTTTAGCGCCGAACTGGAGATCGAAAGCGGGACTGCCGGCATATTCGGCACGACTGTCGTGACAATCGTCGCCTATATTCTCAGCGCCGTTTTGGGGGCCTGTATCGGGTATTTGCTTTCATCATTCATTTTGCGTCTTCTTTGGATTGCGATTCATTGGATGGAAAATAGTTTGGGCGCTTTCGCCAGTCAGGATCTGATGGTCGGGACCTTGGGCCTGCTTTTTGGACTTATTATTGCTACCTTAATTGGATTTGCCTTTGCCCGCCTGCCGATTATCGGCGCATATGGACCGATTGTTTTCAGTATTGTTTTCGGGTATGCCGGAATGAGTATTGCCATGCGTAAGAAGAATGAAATCATCCAAATGGTGTCTGCTCTTCCCTTCGGCAAAGCCGGTAAGGAAAACCGTAAAAAGGAAAGGGAATTTTCCGGGAAATTACTGGATACGAGTTCCATTATCGACGGTCGCATTGCCGAAATTTTCCGGACCGGTTTTCTGGAAGGTCCTTTGCTGATACCGGTATTCGTCTTGGAGGAATTGCAGCTCATTGCCGATTCTTCCGACCTTCTGAAACGGAACAAAGGGCGGCGCGGACTGGATATCTTAAAGCAAATGCAGGAAGATCACCCTGTTGAAGTACAGATTATTCATGATGACTTTGATGATGTGCAGGGGGTCGATTCCAAGCTGGTTCGTTTGGGAAGAAAAATCAATGCCAAGATTGTGACGAATGATTATAATCTGAATAAGGTCGCCGCTTTACAAGGCGTAGTTGTACTGAATATCAATGATTTGGCCAATTCCTTGAAGCCGTCGCTGATACCGGGGGAAGAAATGGAAGTACTCGTTGTCAAAGCCGGTAAAGAGAACAATCAAGGGGTGGCGTATTTGGATGACGGTACGATGATCGTTGTCGAAAACGGTGAGAAATATATCGGAAAGACGGTTCCGGTAACAGTGACTTCCGTACTGCAAACCTCTGCAGGCCGTATGATTTTTGTTCGTGTTTCGGAATGA
- the ispD gene encoding 2-C-methyl-D-erythritol 4-phosphate cytidylyltransferase: MNVSVILVAAGSGRRFGYEQNKLFYPLCGSPVLTHTLKNVLAASCVSEVVIVFAEVDRKMIEAIVASLQPAVPIKYVLGGAEREDSVYNGLLATAATSEIVMVHDGSRPMAGPEWFDNAVATMAHANAAVYAIPVTDTVKMKEIAEAEGLQRITTLDRSRLIAVQTPQIFRRNTLLQAHRHAKETGISGTDDASLVEVLGEKILILQGNKRNHKVTTMDDVPILEFYMNGPTEHRVGSGYDVHQLVTGRKLVLGGVEIPFEKGLAGHSDADVLIHALMDALLGAAGLKDIGTYFPDSDMTFKNISSLVLLQKVRQILVENSCRVINVDVTLMAQRPKIKAYVTEMIQNIAAALQIDAAAVSVKATTTERLGFVGKEEGMAAQAAAMILKYRTI; this comes from the coding sequence TTGAACGTTTCTGTAATACTCGTGGCTGCCGGCTCCGGCCGGCGTTTCGGATACGAACAGAATAAGCTTTTTTACCCCTTGTGCGGCAGTCCCGTTTTGACGCACACGTTAAAAAATGTGTTGGCGGCGTCTTGCGTTTCCGAAGTCGTCATTGTCTTTGCCGAAGTGGATCGGAAGATGATTGAAGCGATTGTCGCCTCTTTGCAGCCGGCAGTTCCGATAAAATACGTCTTAGGCGGTGCGGAGAGAGAGGATTCTGTTTATAACGGTCTTCTGGCGACTGCCGCAACATCCGAGATCGTCATGGTTCACGACGGTTCGCGTCCTATGGCGGGGCCGGAATGGTTCGACAATGCCGTTGCGACGATGGCCCATGCTAATGCGGCCGTTTATGCCATTCCCGTAACGGATACGGTAAAAATGAAGGAAATAGCGGAAGCGGAAGGACTGCAACGAATAACGACATTGGACAGAAGCCGACTGATCGCCGTACAGACACCGCAGATATTTCGGCGAAATACGCTGTTGCAGGCACATCGTCATGCCAAGGAAACCGGGATCAGCGGCACTGACGACGCGTCGTTGGTAGAAGTACTGGGGGAAAAAATCCTCATCTTGCAGGGCAATAAACGAAATCATAAAGTGACTACGATGGATGATGTGCCGATTCTGGAATTTTATATGAACGGGCCGACAGAGCATCGGGTCGGCAGCGGCTATGATGTTCATCAGCTCGTTACCGGCAGGAAGCTGGTACTCGGCGGCGTTGAGATTCCCTTTGAGAAGGGACTGGCCGGCCATTCCGATGCCGATGTGTTGATTCACGCCCTGATGGACGCTCTGCTCGGCGCTGCCGGCTTGAAGGATATCGGTACGTATTTTCCCGACAGTGATATGACTTTTAAAAATATTTCCAGCCTTGTTTTATTGCAGAAAGTGCGACAGATATTGGTGGAAAACAGCTGTCGCGTCATTAACGTCGACGTGACGCTTATGGCGCAGCGTCCGAAGATAAAAGCATATGTAACGGAAATGATTCAAAATATTGCGGCTGCTCTGCAAATTGATGCGGCAGCTGTATCGGTAAAGGCGACGACGACGGAACGTCTCGGCTTCGTCGGCAAAGAAGAAGGCATGGCGGCACAGGCGGCGGCCATGATACTCAAATACAGGACAATATAG